Within Arcobacter lacus, the genomic segment TTCACATTCTTCTTTTAATAATCCTCTCGAATGATTTATTAGTGCATCCTCTAAATTATTTTCTTTTGCTATTTCTTTAGCTTTATCTTTTGTACAAAAAATACCACAATGACATGAACCATTTAAAGGTATCTCTTTTGTTAAAGCTGGAATACATGGACATAACCTATTTTTTTCAGTTTCTGTTTCTTCTATTACCATAAAACAGGGACAATATCTTTTTCCATAAATCAAACTATTTCTTGTAAGTCCCATTTGTATTGATTCATTTACTTCTTTATCCGGATTATAAACCAATTCATATAACTTTAGAACACTATTTGTAAACTCTTTTGTTTTTTCTAACTCTTCTTTAAATTCATTGCTATTAATATCAATTTTTCTTATCATTTTATATTTAACCTTTATCATTTTTATATAACTTTGTATTATAGTAAAATAATTATAAATAAAATAATCGAAAAAAGAAGGTTTGCTAAATAGTGGATATCATAAGTAAAGAAAGGTGCATAAGACAATAGACTACTTGGAGTAAATACAAAGGGGGAGAAAAAAAGAAAGCTTAGCTCTACTAGATAGTATAGAGAAGGAACTTTTTAATATTGTGTCAATGTAAGATATGCTAAAAAAAGATAAAAGGGGAAGGAAGGGCTAAAAAAAAAGCTTACC encodes:
- a CDS encoding ferredoxin-thioredoxin reductase catalytic domain-containing protein, translated to MIRKIDINSNEFKEELEKTKEFTNSVLKLYELVYNPDKEVNESIQMGLTRNSLIYGKRYCPCFMVIEETETEKNRLCPCIPALTKEIPLNGSCHCGIFCTKDKAKEIAKENNLEDALINHSRGLLKEECEDLLRQVEINSLELEALLEARKRGVINFTLVDTREWMEWVSARIVGTDYLVPTTSFYHAIGRLDDKKDIPVVVYCHSGSRSAYCQRVMLDLGFKSVTNLDYGITSFQGEKESGDN